From Candidatus Denitrolinea symbiosum:
TGCTAGCGCGTTTCTACCCGGCCTTCGCCCAAGTCCCCGGCTGGACTCTGGCAGTCACGCTGGTGGGACTCGTCTCGGCTTTGATCGCGGCCTTCATGGCGCTCGCCGCGACGGACCTGAAGCGCGCGCTGGCGTATTCAACGGTGAGTCAACTCGGATACATGGTCTATGCCATCGGTGTGGGAGGCGTGCTCGCCAGCCAATTCCATCTGCTAAGCCACGCCGTCTTCAAAGCTTTGCTGTTCCTCGCGGCGGGCGCGGTCATTCACGCCAGCGGCACGCGCGACATGCGCCGGATGGGCGCGCTCGGCAAACAAATGCCGTTCGTGCGCAATGTGTTCGTGTTCGGCGCGCTGGCTTTGATGGGCATCCCGATTTTAAACGGTTTCTGGAGCAAAGAGATGATCCTCGAAGCCGGTTTGAGTCACGGTCCGATCTGGGCTTTAGTCGGCATGGTGATGGTCGCGGGAATGACGGCCTTTTATACGTTACGCATGACCTGGCTGGTCTTCTTCGGCGAGGCGCGCGAGTCCCGGCACGCGCACGAGGCGGGCCGCGCGATGAAAGTCTCGCTGGGATTGCTTGGTCTGGGCGCGTGGACCACCTGGCTGTTGATTGAACCGTTCAGCGCATTGCTTCAACATACACTGCCGTTTCATGGGATTTCATCTTTGAATTTGTCCGAGCTGAGTCATGAAGTGTTCACGGCGCCGCTCACGTACGCGGCGTTGATCGTGATCGCGCTCGGGCTGGGAATCTTCTGGATGGTCAGGAAACAGGCTGCGGGTCGGAGGGAATCGCGGATGGACGTCCTCAGCCGCGAAAGCTTCGGCTTCGAGTGGCTGAACCGCCGCGTCGCCTCCTGGACCGTCGGGCTGGGTTCCGTTTTGCAAAGAACGCAGACCGGCGTGCTGAGTTGGAACGCGGTGGGCATCCTCGGCGCGCTGTTGATCGTTCTGGTCTTTCTCGTGTGGAGCGTGAAATGAACGCGGCTCTGATAACATGGATGATCGCGCTTCCGCTGGGCGCGTCCCCGCTCGTGTATTTGGCGGGACGGCTTGGCGTGCATAAAGCGGAGTTGAACGGACGCTCGGCGCTGGTGCGCGGCCTGGCTTTATTGGTCCTGCTGGGCGCCTGGATCGTCTTCATTTTAGGCTGGCCCGGGTTCCTCGCCGGCGGCGCTCGCTTGCCATTCGCTTTCGAGTCGATTGACATGCAGGCGGACGGCCTGAGCGTTTTACTGGCGGCCATGACGCTGACGCTGGGGACTCTCGTAGTCCTGTTCTCGGGCCCGTATA
This genomic window contains:
- a CDS encoding NADH-quinone oxidoreductase subunit L, with protein sequence MTGILIGLVIGLPWLGALVLWRVSDERPRLQHALAVAFSSAAGFASLALIPFASAETAVRIDAGRYFGELTFVADGLAVSLTAIACVIGALAVIFSMDYMRGEAQLSRYYAFILLFIGAMAGLVLSGNLLFMFFFWEITALCSYALISFYNDDPKAVAGGVKALLITQVGGVGLLAGALTAYSALGSYQVSDLLAKAETLPSNFLALTAFGFLIAAAAKSAQFPFHTWLPDAMEAPTPVSALIHAATMVNAGVYLLARFYPAFAQVPGWTLAVTLVGLVSALIAAFMALAATDLKRALAYSTVSQLGYMVYAIGVGGVLASQFHLLSHAVFKALLFLAAGAVIHASGTRDMRRMGALGKQMPFVRNVFVFGALALMGIPILNGFWSKEMILEAGLSHGPIWALVGMVMVAGMTAFYTLRMTWLVFFGEARESRHAHEAGRAMKVSLGLLGLGAWTTWLLIEPFSALLQHTLPFHGISSLNLSELSHEVFTAPLTYAALIVIALGLGIFWMVRKQAAGRRESRMDVLSRESFGFEWLNRRVASWTVGLGSVLQRTQTGVLSWNAVGILGALLIVLVFLVWSVK